Proteins from a single region of Phormidium ambiguum IAM M-71:
- a CDS encoding SDR family NAD(P)-dependent oxidoreductase — protein sequence MTQLSEAVILITGAAGGFGQEFTRQLLMANSQLILTDLDKNVLEKQAEIIKSQVTTGKVIACISADLSTSEGCENLYQQVKSLGIPVDILINNAGIGLFGRMDEVPREKWEILMQVNLLAPMRLSTFFVTDMIARQKGHIVNISSLVGWSAPAGLAHYSTSKFGLRGFSEGLFDEVKNYNVKVTAVYPFFSRTPILKSARYGTLAQEIDEFPDNLATDPVKVIEQAIQGISRNQLHVFPDSIAKNVQLLKRFAPWSLDWISEKFSRRLKSGTSN from the coding sequence ATGACTCAACTAAGCGAAGCAGTAATCCTAATTACTGGTGCAGCAGGTGGTTTCGGACAGGAATTCACTCGCCAGTTACTAATGGCAAATAGCCAATTAATTCTCACTGATTTAGATAAAAATGTTCTAGAAAAACAAGCCGAAATCATCAAATCTCAAGTCACCACCGGAAAAGTAATTGCTTGTATATCCGCCGACCTTTCCACTTCTGAAGGATGCGAAAACCTTTACCAACAAGTTAAATCACTCGGCATTCCCGTTGATATTTTAATTAACAATGCCGGAATAGGATTGTTCGGGCGAATGGATGAAGTCCCTAGAGAAAAATGGGAAATATTAATGCAAGTAAACTTACTCGCACCAATGCGATTAAGCACCTTTTTCGTAACAGATATGATTGCTCGGCAAAAAGGACATATTGTAAATATTTCCTCACTAGTAGGTTGGTCAGCACCAGCAGGATTAGCCCATTATTCTACTAGTAAATTTGGGTTACGCGGCTTTAGCGAAGGACTATTTGACGAAGTAAAAAACTATAATGTTAAAGTAACAGCAGTTTATCCCTTTTTCAGTCGCACTCCTATTCTTAAATCTGCGCGATATGGAACATTAGCCCAAGAAATTGATGAATTCCCTGACAATTTAGCAACCGATCCAGTAAAAGTAATCGAACAAGCAATTCAAGGAATTAGCCGTAATCAATTGCACGTATTTCCCGATTCCATAGCGAAAAATGTTCAACTATTAAAACGATTTGCCCCTTGGTCTTTAGATTGGATTAGCGAAAAGTTTAGTCGGAGATTAAAAAGTGGTACAAGTAACTAA